The Rattus rattus isolate New Zealand chromosome 1, Rrattus_CSIRO_v1, whole genome shotgun sequence genome includes a region encoding these proteins:
- the Fam151a gene encoding protein FAM151A produces the protein MSCKKCCSSSQTKWILAGSVSVTLVLAISMILGLTLYPRTRPGCENDAVCRPDADMLDYLQNIGQISHRDGLLVTWYHAANSKKEMEAALNSDVMVLEADVTVEGFNTANETEVPIMAHPPAIYSDNALKEWLEAVLASSQKGIKLDFKSLKAVGPSLDLLRQLTEAGRIRRPVWINADILKGPNVPISIEVNATQFLALVQEKYPKATISPGFTTLYVHQLPNSTYTQAMVETMEELVRALPQKVTFPMRAVMTRAAWPHFSWLLSQSERYSLTLWQGASDPVSVEDLLFIRDNSAPHQIYYDLFEPVLSQFKQLALNTTRKRTFYTGGSLIPVLQQPKGDGLEVEWLALEVNDKGRKAAITVPDREGMILLDVGLQEPEVGNPVPVLRTPGGSVLTLESCLLHLAVHATRWSIHVNITEPAALRPSLATLAHLSTLGHLPWPVWVGATVSHGSFVVPGHIAGRELLAAVAEVFPHVTVAPAWPEEMLGSGYQEQMVTEMLELCQGLRQPVSFQLQAGPLGQSPANTVARLLAFSPRATVTVYHSSAGNSYADVWAGLWAARAVDRTRVYYRIPQEYRKDLLAHVDRHRPSSRAGPSYVEGFPGESR, from the exons ATGTCCTGCAAGAAGTGCTGCTCCAGCAGCCAGACCAAGTGGATCCTTGCTGGCAGTGTCAGCGTGACACTGGTATTGGCCATTTCGATGATCCTGGGCCTAACCCTGTATCCGCGCACCCGACCAG GCTGTGAGAACGATGCAGTTTGCCGTCCTGACGCAGACATGCTGGACTACCTGCAGAACATAGGTCAGATCAGCCACCGGGATGGCCTGCTGGTCACCTGGTATCACGCAGCCAACAGCAAGAAAGAGATGGAGGCCGCCCTAAACA GCGATGTCATGGTCTTAGAAGCAGATGTCACCGTAGAGGGGTTCAACACAGCCAATGAGACCGAGGTGCCCATTATGGCCCATCCTCCAGCCATCTACAGTGACAACGCCTTGAAGGAGTGGCTGGAAGCCGTGCTGGCCTCATCTCAGAAGG GCATCAAACTGGACTTCAAGAGTCTTAAGGCTGTAGGCCCCTCCCTGGACCTCCTTCGACAGCTGACTGAGGCTGGCAGGATTCGGAGACCGGTGTGGATCAATGCTGACATCCTGAAGGGCCCCAATGTGCCCATCTCAATTGAAGTCAATGCTACCCA GTTTCTGGCACTTGTCCAGGAGAAGTATCCAAAGGCCACCATTTCCCCAGGCTTCACCACTCTCTATGTGCATCAGCTGCCAAACAGCACATACACCCAGGCCATGGTGGAAACAATGGAGGAGCTGGTCAGAGCGCTGCCCCAGAAGGTCACCTTCCCGATGCGGGCTGTCATGACACGAGCTGCTTGGCCCCACTTCAGCTGGCTTCTGAGCCAATCTGAGAG GTACAGCCTGACACTGTGGCAGGGTGCGTCAGACCCCGTGTCAGTAGAAGATCTTCTCTTCATCCGGGACAACAGTGCCCCTCACCAAATCTACTATGACCTCTTTGAGCCTGTCTTGTCGCAGTTTAAGCAGCTGGCCT TGAACACCACTCGGAAGCGAACCTTCTACACAGGGGGCAGCCTGATCCCTGTTCTCCAGCAGCCCAAGGGTGATGGTCTGGAGGTAGAGTGGTTGGCTCTGGAAGTGAATGACAAGGGGAGAAAAGCAGCCATTACTGTCCCTG ATAGAGAAGGCATGATCCTACTGGATGTCGGCCTCCAGGAACCTGAAGTTGGGAACCCTGTGCCCGTCCTGCGCACCCCAGGTGGTTCTGTTCTGACCCTGGAGTCGTGTCTGCTGCACCTGGCTGTTCACGCCACGCGCTGGAGCATCCATGTGAACATAACGGAACCCGCAGCTCTCCGGCCATCCCTGGCCACATTAGCACACCTCTCCACCCTTGGCCATCTGCCCTGGCCTGTGTGGGTGGGGGCCACAGTGTCCCATGGTAGTTTTGTGGTCCCTGGCCACATAGCGGGCAGAGAGCTGCTCGCAGCTGTGGCTGAAGTTTTCCCCCATGTGACGGTGGCACCGGCTTGGCCTGAAGAGATGCTGGGCAGTGGCTATCAGGAGCAGATGGTCACGGAGATGCTGGAGCTGTGTCAGGGGCTCCGGCAACCCGTGTCCTTTCAGCTGCAAGCCGGGCCGCTGGGCCAGAGTCCAGCCAACACTGTGGCCAGGCTACTGGCCTTCTCCCCTAGAGCCACTGTCACAGTGTACCACAGCAGTGCTGGGAACAGCTATGCAGATGTGTGGGCTGGACTGTGGGCGGCCAGGGCCGTGGACAGGACCCGAGTCTATTACAGGATACCCCAGGAGTACCGTAAAGACTTGCTGGCACACGTGGACAGACATCGACCATCCAGTAGGGCTGGACCATCTTATGTGGAAGGTTTCCCTGGGGAGTCAAGGTGA